Proteins from a single region of Penaeus monodon isolate SGIC_2016 chromosome 12, NSTDA_Pmon_1, whole genome shotgun sequence:
- the LOC119579476 gene encoding SWI/SNF-related matrix-associated actin-dependent regulator of chromatin subfamily A containing DEAD/H box 1 homolog isoform X1: MNGEGVDSAKSDANGNANKKGSLGGGLRNFRMDKEDTAKGQMSLLRYFRNEGKKNAKLPAKDKSDTESPKSTSPVLKSRQGHNKSLDSPAAQDAGSQIIKTTTLVKKPITTISVHTTTSLPDLDAKNSSKTVIAESDDELDNGCEKDTSDHTSPVIQRKTVRVMEVSNGTSPSSPSSSSTSTASRLEEKKAPIRLSKPLFVQPPSPDQKDYDAETDDEDGPPTSSDNPLGGVPMKVLINSLSPSKSVSSTSVDQDQDSQDGIFIRVKPVKRARLVVSDDDDDDVIKPPTKKMQLNGHSDSDRITGEDDEKIEQYIETFESLYPKIDKMEMMDVFRKNEWDAQLTIRDLDKLEKERKQKFLQEQRLKREEERNSKNSERELQQMKKNAKRERVRAQKESWKAKAAARIEEQDIEEEEEDYNFGGSKVYDSDADSDTEPDTQMTTDRQLVLQFFNEASVGELAAISGCSKKKAEVVAQIRPFKDWKDIIDKFQTEKYVSTDLLNEAKTILHVRNTVQKLMKKCENIAKEMQTIVSRIVSGEEDAGISKQPSIMNTTLQMKSYQLIGLNWLVLMHQQGLNGVLADEMGLGKTVQAISFLAYIKEVEEPEEISLIVVPSSTLDNWARELEFWCPSLCVLQYHGTQDERRGIRIDIMNDNLEETPDVILTTYTMVTTSTEDRALFKKLRFHTIVLDEAHMLKNMASQRYENLMKIKGQRRVLLTGTPLQNNLVELMSILIFVMPQLFDSKKEELKRVFSMFPKSDDSGSKGKFERERIEQAKRIMKPFFLRRLKCDVLKDLPKKTDEVRYAPMSKRQQKIYTETVEAFSRKARQNQIEIEQMNMKNLTELEELEAIGKSPTKSSEVDSSSNMVMTLRKIANHPLLTRKYYDDSKLREISKILKKTSHRESVLEYIVEDFSVMSDFEIHATCLMYPAVRKYQMPDELILSSGKFEQLDKILPKLKEEGSRVLIFSQFVMMLDIIEKYVKIRGHKYRRFDGTTQVSERQELIDEFTENEDIFIFLLSTRAGGLGINLTAANTVILHDIDFNPYNDKQAEDRCHRVGQTKPVQIVRLLSKGSIEEGMLQIAQAKLQLERDVTGIGDEQHKKGDVVALLKAALGLAKAEAQSSSSSSGS; the protein is encoded by the exons CTCCTAAGTCGACGAGCCCAGTATTAAAGTCTCGCCAAGGCCACAACAAGAGCCTCGATAGTCCGGCAGCCCAGGATGCTGGCTCCCAAATCATTAAGACGACAACCTTGGTGAAGAAACCCATAACCACTATATCTGTCCACACAACTACCTCATTACCAGATCTGGATGCCAAAAATTCGTCAAAAACTGTTATCGCGGAAAGTGATGACGAATTAGACAACGGTTGCGAAAAAG ATACCTCAGACCATACCAGCCCAGTGATCCAGCGGAAGACTGTCAGAGTCATGGAAGTGTCAAATGGcacctcgccctcctctccttcctcttcatctaccTCCACCGCCAGCAGACTAGAGGAAAAGAAGGCGCCGATCCGTCTCTCAAAGCCTCTGTTTGTCCAGCCGCCAAGCCCAGACCAGAAGGACTATGACGCGGAAACAGATGACGAGGATGGACCCCCTACATCCTCTGACAACCCCCTGGGAGGAGTACCCATGAAAGTTCTAATCAACAGCCTTTCACCCAGCAAGTCTGTCTCAAGCACGTCAGTGGACCAGGACCAGGACAGCCAGGATGGTATATTTATCCGGGTCAAG CCTGTGAAGAGAGCACGCCTCGTGGTatcagatgatgatgacgatgatgtcaTCAAGCCTCCAACAAAAAAGATGCAGCTCAACGGCCATTCTGACTCGGATAGGATTACTGGTGAAGATGATGAGAAGATCGAGCAGTATATTGAGACATTTGAAAGTCTTTACCCCAAAATTGACAAGATG GAAATGATGGATGTGTTCAGGAAGAATGAATGGGATGCCCAGTTGACCATAAGAGATTTGGataaattagagaaagagagaaagcaaaagttcCTGCAAGAACAGAGactgaagagagaagaggagagaaattcaAAGAATTCCGAGAGGGAATTACAGCAGATGAAGAAGAATGCCAAAAGGGAAAGGGTCAGAGCACAAAAGGAGTCGTGGAAAG cAAAAGCTGCGGCAAGGATAGAGGAGCAGgacatagaggaggaggaggaagactatAATTTTGGAGGGTCGAAGGTGTACGACAG TGATGCTGATTCCGATACGGAGCCGGACACACAGATGACCACCGACCGACAGCTCGTATTGCAGTTCTTCAACGAGGCATCAGTGGGTGAACTAGCGGCCATCAGTGGCTGCTCTAAGAAGAAAGCAGAGGTTGTTGCCCAGATTAGACCCTTCAAAGACTGGAAAGATATT ATTGACAAGTTCCAAACGGAGAAATATGTTAGCACAGACCTCTTGAATGAAGCAAAGACCATATTGCATGTAAGAAATACAGTGCAGAAGCTTATGAAGAAATGTGAAAACATTGCAAAGGAAATGCAGACCATCGTTTCACGGATTGTGAGTGGGGAGGAAGATGCAGGGATCAGTAAACAGCCAAGCATCATGAACACAAC gttacaGATGAAGAGCTATCAGCTGATTGGATTAAATTGGCTAGTCCTAATGCACCAACAAGGCCTGAATGGTGTTCTTGCTGATGAAATGGGCCTCGGAAAGACTGTTCAGGCCATCTCCTTCCTGGCTTACATTAAGGAAGTGGAGGAACCTGAAGAAATAAGTCTGATTGTGGTCCCTTCTTCTACACTTG aTAATTGGGCACGAGAACTGGAATTTTGGTGCCCCTCTCTCTGTGTTCTACAGTACCATGGAACCCAAGATGAAAGGAGAGGCATTCGCATTGACATCATGAATGACAATCTTGAAGAGACACCTGACGTTATCCTGACCAC ATACACTATGGTGACAACGAGCACAGAAGACCGAGCCTTGTTCAAGAAGCTAAGATTCCATACTATAGTTTTAGATGAAGCCCACATGCTAAAAAACATGGCTTCACAGCGCTATGAAAATCTCATGAAAATTAAG GGTCAACGTCGTGTACTGCTTACTGGTACTCCACTACAAAACAATCTCGTGGAACTAATGTCCATTCTCATATTTGTCATGCCACAGCTGTTCGATAGCAAGAAAGAAGAGTTGAAGAGAGTGTTTTCAATGTTTCCT AAATCAGATGATAGCGGCAGCAAGGGGAAGTTTGAGCGTGAGAGGATAGAACAAGCCAAAAGAATCATGAAACCTTTCTTCTTGCGGAGATTAAAGTGCGATGTACTTAAG gaCCTACCAAAGAAAACAGATGAAGTCAGATATGCCCCCATGTCTAAACGGCAGCAGAAAATATACACCGAAACTGTAGAAGCTTTCAGTAGAAAAGCAAGACAGAATCAG ATTGAGATTGAACAGATGAACATGAAGAACCTGACAGAATTGGAGGAGCTGGAGGCCATAGGGAAGTCCCCGACGAAAAGCTCGGAGGTGGATAGCAGCTCAAACATGGTCATGACCCTCAGGAAAATCGCAAACCATCCACTACTTACTAG AAAGTACTATGATGATAGCAAGCTAAGAGAAATATCCAAGATTCTAAAGAAGACATCGCACCGGGAGTCCGTGTTAGAGTATATTGTTGAAGATTTCTCTGTCATGTCTGACTTCGAGATCCATGCAACATGTCTCATGTATCCT gcTGTCAGGAAATACCAGATGCCTGATGAACTCATCCTCAGTTCGGGCAAGTTTGAGCAGTTAGACAAGATTCTTCCTAAGCTGAAGGAGGAGG gaTCTAGAGTGTTGATATTTTCccagtttgtgatgatgttggacaTCATTGAAAAATATGTCAAGATCAGAGGTCACAAGTACAGAAGATTTGATGGCACTACCCAAGTGTCTGAAAG ACAAGAACTGATTGATGAGTTTACGGAGAATGAAGACATCTTCATCTTTCTGCTCTCGACCCGCGCTGGTGGCCTGGGCATCAACCTCACTGCAGCCAATACGGTGATTCTCCATGACATAGACTTCAACCCGTATAATGACAAGCAGGCTGAGGACCGTTGCCACAGGGTTGGCCAGACTAA GCCTGTACAGATCGTACGCTTGCTTAGCAAGGGCTCCATTGAAGAGGGCATGTTGCAGATTGCACAGGCTAAGCTCCAGCTGGAACGTGATGTCACTGGCATTGGAG ATGAGCAACATAAAAAAGGTGACGTGGTGGCGTTGCTGAAAGCTGCCTTAGGCCTAGCCAAAGCTGAAGCACAAAGCTCTTCATCGTCGAGTGGCTCTTAG
- the LOC119579476 gene encoding SWI/SNF-related matrix-associated actin-dependent regulator of chromatin subfamily A containing DEAD/H box 1 homolog isoform X2 — MNGEGVDSAKSDANGNANKKGSLGGGLRNFRMDKEDTAKGQTPKSTSPVLKSRQGHNKSLDSPAAQDAGSQIIKTTTLVKKPITTISVHTTTSLPDLDAKNSSKTVIAESDDELDNGCEKDTSDHTSPVIQRKTVRVMEVSNGTSPSSPSSSSTSTASRLEEKKAPIRLSKPLFVQPPSPDQKDYDAETDDEDGPPTSSDNPLGGVPMKVLINSLSPSKSVSSTSVDQDQDSQDGIFIRVKPVKRARLVVSDDDDDDVIKPPTKKMQLNGHSDSDRITGEDDEKIEQYIETFESLYPKIDKMEMMDVFRKNEWDAQLTIRDLDKLEKERKQKFLQEQRLKREEERNSKNSERELQQMKKNAKRERVRAQKESWKAKAAARIEEQDIEEEEEDYNFGGSKVYDSDADSDTEPDTQMTTDRQLVLQFFNEASVGELAAISGCSKKKAEVVAQIRPFKDWKDIIDKFQTEKYVSTDLLNEAKTILHVRNTVQKLMKKCENIAKEMQTIVSRIVSGEEDAGISKQPSIMNTTLQMKSYQLIGLNWLVLMHQQGLNGVLADEMGLGKTVQAISFLAYIKEVEEPEEISLIVVPSSTLDNWARELEFWCPSLCVLQYHGTQDERRGIRIDIMNDNLEETPDVILTTYTMVTTSTEDRALFKKLRFHTIVLDEAHMLKNMASQRYENLMKIKGQRRVLLTGTPLQNNLVELMSILIFVMPQLFDSKKEELKRVFSMFPKSDDSGSKGKFERERIEQAKRIMKPFFLRRLKCDVLKDLPKKTDEVRYAPMSKRQQKIYTETVEAFSRKARQNQIEIEQMNMKNLTELEELEAIGKSPTKSSEVDSSSNMVMTLRKIANHPLLTRKYYDDSKLREISKILKKTSHRESVLEYIVEDFSVMSDFEIHATCLMYPAVRKYQMPDELILSSGKFEQLDKILPKLKEEGSRVLIFSQFVMMLDIIEKYVKIRGHKYRRFDGTTQVSERQELIDEFTENEDIFIFLLSTRAGGLGINLTAANTVILHDIDFNPYNDKQAEDRCHRVGQTKPVQIVRLLSKGSIEEGMLQIAQAKLQLERDVTGIGDEQHKKGDVVALLKAALGLAKAEAQSSSSSSGS; from the exons CTCCTAAGTCGACGAGCCCAGTATTAAAGTCTCGCCAAGGCCACAACAAGAGCCTCGATAGTCCGGCAGCCCAGGATGCTGGCTCCCAAATCATTAAGACGACAACCTTGGTGAAGAAACCCATAACCACTATATCTGTCCACACAACTACCTCATTACCAGATCTGGATGCCAAAAATTCGTCAAAAACTGTTATCGCGGAAAGTGATGACGAATTAGACAACGGTTGCGAAAAAG ATACCTCAGACCATACCAGCCCAGTGATCCAGCGGAAGACTGTCAGAGTCATGGAAGTGTCAAATGGcacctcgccctcctctccttcctcttcatctaccTCCACCGCCAGCAGACTAGAGGAAAAGAAGGCGCCGATCCGTCTCTCAAAGCCTCTGTTTGTCCAGCCGCCAAGCCCAGACCAGAAGGACTATGACGCGGAAACAGATGACGAGGATGGACCCCCTACATCCTCTGACAACCCCCTGGGAGGAGTACCCATGAAAGTTCTAATCAACAGCCTTTCACCCAGCAAGTCTGTCTCAAGCACGTCAGTGGACCAGGACCAGGACAGCCAGGATGGTATATTTATCCGGGTCAAG CCTGTGAAGAGAGCACGCCTCGTGGTatcagatgatgatgacgatgatgtcaTCAAGCCTCCAACAAAAAAGATGCAGCTCAACGGCCATTCTGACTCGGATAGGATTACTGGTGAAGATGATGAGAAGATCGAGCAGTATATTGAGACATTTGAAAGTCTTTACCCCAAAATTGACAAGATG GAAATGATGGATGTGTTCAGGAAGAATGAATGGGATGCCCAGTTGACCATAAGAGATTTGGataaattagagaaagagagaaagcaaaagttcCTGCAAGAACAGAGactgaagagagaagaggagagaaattcaAAGAATTCCGAGAGGGAATTACAGCAGATGAAGAAGAATGCCAAAAGGGAAAGGGTCAGAGCACAAAAGGAGTCGTGGAAAG cAAAAGCTGCGGCAAGGATAGAGGAGCAGgacatagaggaggaggaggaagactatAATTTTGGAGGGTCGAAGGTGTACGACAG TGATGCTGATTCCGATACGGAGCCGGACACACAGATGACCACCGACCGACAGCTCGTATTGCAGTTCTTCAACGAGGCATCAGTGGGTGAACTAGCGGCCATCAGTGGCTGCTCTAAGAAGAAAGCAGAGGTTGTTGCCCAGATTAGACCCTTCAAAGACTGGAAAGATATT ATTGACAAGTTCCAAACGGAGAAATATGTTAGCACAGACCTCTTGAATGAAGCAAAGACCATATTGCATGTAAGAAATACAGTGCAGAAGCTTATGAAGAAATGTGAAAACATTGCAAAGGAAATGCAGACCATCGTTTCACGGATTGTGAGTGGGGAGGAAGATGCAGGGATCAGTAAACAGCCAAGCATCATGAACACAAC gttacaGATGAAGAGCTATCAGCTGATTGGATTAAATTGGCTAGTCCTAATGCACCAACAAGGCCTGAATGGTGTTCTTGCTGATGAAATGGGCCTCGGAAAGACTGTTCAGGCCATCTCCTTCCTGGCTTACATTAAGGAAGTGGAGGAACCTGAAGAAATAAGTCTGATTGTGGTCCCTTCTTCTACACTTG aTAATTGGGCACGAGAACTGGAATTTTGGTGCCCCTCTCTCTGTGTTCTACAGTACCATGGAACCCAAGATGAAAGGAGAGGCATTCGCATTGACATCATGAATGACAATCTTGAAGAGACACCTGACGTTATCCTGACCAC ATACACTATGGTGACAACGAGCACAGAAGACCGAGCCTTGTTCAAGAAGCTAAGATTCCATACTATAGTTTTAGATGAAGCCCACATGCTAAAAAACATGGCTTCACAGCGCTATGAAAATCTCATGAAAATTAAG GGTCAACGTCGTGTACTGCTTACTGGTACTCCACTACAAAACAATCTCGTGGAACTAATGTCCATTCTCATATTTGTCATGCCACAGCTGTTCGATAGCAAGAAAGAAGAGTTGAAGAGAGTGTTTTCAATGTTTCCT AAATCAGATGATAGCGGCAGCAAGGGGAAGTTTGAGCGTGAGAGGATAGAACAAGCCAAAAGAATCATGAAACCTTTCTTCTTGCGGAGATTAAAGTGCGATGTACTTAAG gaCCTACCAAAGAAAACAGATGAAGTCAGATATGCCCCCATGTCTAAACGGCAGCAGAAAATATACACCGAAACTGTAGAAGCTTTCAGTAGAAAAGCAAGACAGAATCAG ATTGAGATTGAACAGATGAACATGAAGAACCTGACAGAATTGGAGGAGCTGGAGGCCATAGGGAAGTCCCCGACGAAAAGCTCGGAGGTGGATAGCAGCTCAAACATGGTCATGACCCTCAGGAAAATCGCAAACCATCCACTACTTACTAG AAAGTACTATGATGATAGCAAGCTAAGAGAAATATCCAAGATTCTAAAGAAGACATCGCACCGGGAGTCCGTGTTAGAGTATATTGTTGAAGATTTCTCTGTCATGTCTGACTTCGAGATCCATGCAACATGTCTCATGTATCCT gcTGTCAGGAAATACCAGATGCCTGATGAACTCATCCTCAGTTCGGGCAAGTTTGAGCAGTTAGACAAGATTCTTCCTAAGCTGAAGGAGGAGG gaTCTAGAGTGTTGATATTTTCccagtttgtgatgatgttggacaTCATTGAAAAATATGTCAAGATCAGAGGTCACAAGTACAGAAGATTTGATGGCACTACCCAAGTGTCTGAAAG ACAAGAACTGATTGATGAGTTTACGGAGAATGAAGACATCTTCATCTTTCTGCTCTCGACCCGCGCTGGTGGCCTGGGCATCAACCTCACTGCAGCCAATACGGTGATTCTCCATGACATAGACTTCAACCCGTATAATGACAAGCAGGCTGAGGACCGTTGCCACAGGGTTGGCCAGACTAA GCCTGTACAGATCGTACGCTTGCTTAGCAAGGGCTCCATTGAAGAGGGCATGTTGCAGATTGCACAGGCTAAGCTCCAGCTGGAACGTGATGTCACTGGCATTGGAG ATGAGCAACATAAAAAAGGTGACGTGGTGGCGTTGCTGAAAGCTGCCTTAGGCCTAGCCAAAGCTGAAGCACAAAGCTCTTCATCGTCGAGTGGCTCTTAG